A portion of the Achromobacter sp. MFA1 R4 genome contains these proteins:
- a CDS encoding iron ABC transporter permease: protein MLLVALAASSSGAVQIPLRDIPALLWGQPAAGDALWRNVLIDIRLPRVLFAMVAGAALAISGAAMQALFRNPLAEPGLIGISAGGSLGAVAAIVLTSGGFWVLAPAAFAGSLLATFCAYALGRRVPGVAGLLLAGIAINAVAGAMIGLFTFVANDAQLRDLTFWTMGSLAGAKWSLLAFLGPWVLLMSGWLMRQWRVMNALLLGEREAQHLGYALKRVRAQLVLACALIVGPLVAATGGIGFVGLVVPHLVRMTLGANHRWLLPACVLGGALALTLADWLARVAVVPAELPIGLVTSLVGGPFFLWLLARGRRHG from the coding sequence CTGCTGCTGGTGGCGCTGGCCGCGAGCAGCAGCGGCGCCGTGCAGATTCCCTTGCGCGACATCCCCGCGCTGCTGTGGGGCCAGCCGGCGGCCGGGGACGCGCTCTGGCGCAACGTGCTGATCGATATCCGGCTGCCCCGCGTGCTGTTCGCCATGGTGGCGGGCGCCGCGCTGGCCATATCGGGCGCGGCGATGCAGGCCCTGTTCCGCAATCCCTTGGCCGAGCCCGGCCTGATCGGGATTTCGGCGGGGGGCTCGCTGGGCGCGGTGGCCGCCATCGTGCTGACCTCGGGCGGATTCTGGGTGCTGGCGCCGGCCGCCTTCGCGGGCAGCCTGCTCGCCACCTTTTGCGCCTATGCGCTGGGCCGCCGCGTGCCCGGCGTGGCCGGCCTGCTGCTGGCGGGCATCGCCATCAACGCGGTGGCCGGGGCCATGATCGGCCTGTTCACCTTCGTGGCCAACGATGCCCAGCTGCGCGACCTGACGTTCTGGACCATGGGCAGCCTGGCCGGCGCGAAGTGGTCGCTGCTGGCGTTCCTGGGGCCCTGGGTGTTGCTGATGTCCGGGTGGCTGATGCGCCAGTGGCGCGTGATGAACGCCCTGCTGCTGGGCGAGCGCGAAGCGCAGCACCTGGGCTATGCGCTCAAGCGCGTGCGCGCGCAACTGGTGCTGGCCTGCGCGCTGATCGTGGGACCGCTGGTGGCCGCGACGGGCGGCATCGGCTTCGTGGGCCTGGTGGTGCCGCATCTGGTGCGCATGACGCTGGGCGCCAACCACCGCTGGCTGCTGCCCGCCTGCGTGCTGGGCGGCGCGCTGGCGCTGACGCTGGCCGACTGGCTGGCGCGGGTGGCGGTGGTGCCGGCCGAACTGCCGATCGGGCTGGTGACGAGCCTGGTGGGCGGTCCCTTTTTCTTGTGGCTGCTGGCGCGCGGCCGGAGGCATGGATGA
- a CDS encoding hemin ABC transporter substrate-binding protein, with product MKKWLAGLAWMLAASAQAVPPERVVTLGGSVTEIVYRLGQGGKLVGDDLSSLYPEAATKLPRVGYYRAVPVEGVLALQPDLVLASEQAGPPDALKRLGEVGVRIVTVPDSPSVESLKARIRNIADALDAAPAGEALVAEITRDLQAVEATPGTGARAILLLNRTGTLQGAGGGTAANEVMTMAGLVNVLKDQHGYKPVSAEAVSALAPEVIVVTRTSLDASGGLDKLLAQPGIASTPAAARKRVIVMDDLLLLGMGPRLPLALTELKREAAGVMGR from the coding sequence TGGCGGCAAGCGCGCAGGCGGTGCCGCCCGAGCGGGTCGTGACGCTGGGCGGCAGCGTGACCGAGATCGTGTATCGGCTGGGGCAGGGCGGCAAGCTGGTGGGAGACGATCTGTCCAGCCTGTACCCGGAGGCCGCGACCAAGCTGCCGCGCGTCGGCTATTACCGCGCGGTGCCGGTCGAGGGCGTGCTGGCGCTCCAGCCCGACCTGGTGCTGGCATCCGAGCAGGCGGGGCCGCCCGACGCCCTCAAACGCCTGGGCGAGGTCGGCGTGCGCATCGTCACCGTGCCGGATTCACCGTCGGTGGAGTCGCTGAAGGCGCGCATCCGCAACATTGCCGACGCGCTCGACGCGGCGCCGGCGGGCGAAGCCCTGGTGGCCGAGATCACCCGCGACCTCCAGGCGGTCGAGGCGACGCCCGGCACCGGCGCGCGCGCGATCCTGCTGCTCAACCGCACCGGCACGCTGCAGGGCGCGGGCGGCGGCACGGCCGCCAACGAGGTCATGACGATGGCGGGACTGGTCAACGTGCTGAAGGACCAGCATGGCTACAAGCCGGTGTCCGCCGAGGCGGTCAGCGCGCTGGCGCCCGAAGTGATCGTCGTGACCCGCACGTCGCTGGACGCGTCGGGCGGCCTGGACAAGCTGCTGGCGCAGCCGGGCATCGCGTCCACGCCCGCCGCCGCGCGCAAGCGCGTCATCGTCATGGACGACCTGCTGCTACTGGGCATGGGCCCGCGTCTGCCGTTGGCGCTGACCGAACTCAAGCGGGAGGCGGCCGGTGTCATGGGGCGCTAG